The proteins below come from a single Afipia felis ATCC 53690 genomic window:
- the glsA gene encoding glutaminase A, producing the protein MSSRSITNEPERSYVSTGHLPAPDVVQSLVDEAHRRFAANSDGENSQVYPALARVPTKLFGVCVVSTDGHVYGSGDIEHEFSIMSVSKPFLFALVCETLGPEEARKKLGANATGLPFNSLAAIENGGGRTNPMVNAGAIATTSLAPGDTSDAKWRFIHDGLSRFAGRALPLNEEVYDSASKTNFRNRSIARLLESYDRIYCDAKLATDLYTRQCSLNVSAKDLAVMGATLADGGVNPITKERVVDAAVCHYALAVMVTAGLYETSGDWLYDIGLPGKSGIGGGIVAVSPGKGGFGTFAPPLDSAGNSVKGQLAARYLSQRLGLDLLVSQPEK; encoded by the coding sequence ATGAGCTCACGTTCGATTACGAATGAACCCGAACGATCCTACGTTTCGACAGGACATCTTCCCGCTCCGGACGTTGTGCAATCGCTTGTCGATGAAGCGCATCGGCGCTTTGCTGCGAATAGCGATGGCGAAAATTCGCAAGTGTATCCGGCACTGGCCCGTGTTCCGACCAAACTATTCGGCGTCTGCGTGGTTTCGACGGATGGTCACGTTTATGGCTCCGGAGACATCGAGCACGAATTTTCGATCATGAGCGTATCGAAGCCGTTTTTGTTCGCCCTGGTGTGCGAGACGCTCGGCCCTGAAGAGGCGCGTAAAAAACTCGGCGCCAACGCAACCGGCCTTCCCTTCAATTCGCTCGCGGCAATCGAAAACGGCGGAGGCCGCACCAATCCGATGGTGAATGCAGGAGCCATCGCAACCACCAGCCTCGCGCCCGGCGATACATCCGATGCAAAGTGGCGTTTCATTCACGATGGACTGTCGCGCTTCGCGGGTCGCGCTCTTCCTCTCAACGAGGAAGTTTACGATTCGGCATCAAAAACCAATTTCCGCAATCGCAGCATTGCAAGATTGCTGGAAAGCTACGACCGCATCTACTGCGACGCCAAGCTCGCCACGGACCTCTATACCCGTCAGTGCTCTCTGAACGTCAGCGCCAAAGATCTTGCGGTCATGGGCGCGACGCTCGCGGACGGCGGCGTCAATCCAATCACCAAGGAGCGCGTGGTCGATGCCGCGGTGTGTCACTACGCGCTCGCCGTCATGGTGACGGCAGGCTTGTATGAGACCTCGGGCGACTGGCTTTACGACATCGGCCTGCCGGGCAAGAGCGGCATTGGAGGCGGGATTGTCGCCGTGTCTCCCGGCAAGGGCGGATTCGGCACCTTCGCGCCGCCTCTGGATTCAGCCGGCAACAGCGTCAAAGGCCAGTTGGCCGCGCGATACCTCTCTCAACGATTGGGGCTCGATCTGCTCGTTTCACAGCCGGAGAAGTGA
- a CDS encoding metallophosphoesterase family protein → MTEPPAEIDGSSMQHLIDPRLGDAEDDFASPKKRSLFAIAGALLTEISFAKLFFACTISLGLPAIFLGFAPLAVSAWVTSVSAKVLALTEVSAVIILVVTLCVGWLAWRPLLRTAEESFWSLNALLVQPCYMLGTETLRHLNERLFDKNRKQITSTKLRAASSAVAGVLMFLLGLLIVKAIWPASRWVGTAGDLLLPHHLIVPTIANAAILISAYFAVVSLLRGFSDARTEHPLTLDVYDTAPAGSRIWRVVHLTDIHVVGEHYGFRIESGRAGPRGNERLQQLLKDLADLHEAEPFDLILVTGDVTDAGRASEWAEFFDYIERFPELAKRMVIAPGNHDLNISSRSNPAQIDLPFSSRKLLRQARALSAMNAVQGERVYLTTDRNKHGKTLREAIAPHEKYIAKLAEGGGIRASLHLKDVFHDMFPMIVPPSDPNSLGIAILNSNAESHFSFTNALGFVSVEQTQRLLSALKQYPAAGWIVVLHHHVQEYPKQVPFSIRIGTALLNGSWFIRKLRPHASRVVLMHGHRHLDWVGTFGTLRVVSGPSPVMNATTGNPTCFYIHKLVTGRGRIRLMQPQQVSVPDPSTGTKNRK, encoded by the coding sequence ATGACCGAACCGCCCGCTGAAATCGACGGTTCTTCAATGCAACATCTCATCGATCCTCGATTGGGAGATGCCGAAGATGACTTTGCAAGTCCAAAGAAGCGCTCATTATTTGCCATCGCCGGAGCTCTTCTGACCGAAATCAGTTTTGCGAAGCTGTTTTTTGCATGCACAATCTCTCTTGGTTTACCCGCCATCTTTCTGGGGTTTGCACCTCTGGCTGTCAGCGCATGGGTGACAAGCGTATCGGCCAAGGTACTGGCCCTGACAGAAGTAAGCGCCGTCATTATTCTTGTTGTCACACTCTGCGTTGGGTGGCTGGCGTGGCGCCCACTTTTAAGGACCGCGGAAGAAAGTTTTTGGTCGCTTAACGCCCTGCTCGTGCAGCCTTGCTACATGCTGGGCACCGAGACGCTGCGGCATCTCAACGAGCGCCTTTTTGATAAAAACAGAAAGCAGATTACATCCACAAAACTCCGTGCAGCGAGTTCCGCAGTAGCGGGCGTCCTCATGTTCTTGCTCGGCCTGCTTATCGTCAAAGCAATATGGCCTGCATCTCGCTGGGTCGGAACGGCCGGTGATCTGTTGCTGCCTCATCATCTGATCGTGCCGACGATTGCGAACGCCGCCATTCTGATCTCCGCCTACTTCGCCGTTGTTTCCCTGCTGCGCGGGTTTTCCGACGCCCGCACGGAGCACCCCCTTACGCTGGATGTTTACGACACCGCACCGGCCGGAAGCCGGATCTGGCGCGTGGTGCATCTGACGGACATCCACGTTGTCGGCGAACACTATGGATTTCGCATTGAAAGCGGCAGGGCCGGCCCTCGCGGCAATGAGCGCCTGCAGCAGCTTCTCAAAGATCTGGCGGACCTCCACGAGGCCGAACCGTTCGACCTAATACTGGTTACCGGTGACGTGACAGATGCCGGACGCGCGAGCGAATGGGCGGAATTCTTCGACTACATCGAACGCTTTCCCGAACTCGCCAAACGAATGGTTATCGCGCCGGGAAATCACGATCTGAACATCAGCAGCCGTTCGAACCCCGCGCAAATCGATCTTCCCTTCAGCAGCCGAAAGCTGTTGCGGCAGGCGCGGGCACTGTCGGCCATGAATGCCGTTCAAGGTGAGCGCGTTTACCTGACGACGGACCGCAACAAGCATGGGAAGACCCTGCGGGAGGCCATCGCTCCGCACGAAAAATACATTGCGAAGCTAGCTGAGGGAGGCGGCATCCGCGCCTCGCTTCATCTCAAGGATGTGTTTCACGACATGTTTCCGATGATCGTGCCACCATCCGATCCAAACAGCCTCGGCATTGCCATCCTCAACTCCAACGCCGAAAGCCATTTTTCCTTCACCAATGCCCTGGGCTTTGTCTCGGTTGAACAAACTCAGCGGCTGCTGTCGGCGCTCAAGCAATATCCCGCAGCCGGCTGGATCGTCGTGCTCCACCATCACGTGCAGGAATATCCAAAGCAGGTCCCGTTTTCGATAAGGATTGGTACGGCACTTCTCAACGGCAGCTGGTTCATTCGCAAATTGAGGCCTCATGCATCGCGCGTTGTGCTGATGCATGGTCACCGTCATCTGGATTGGGTCGGAACGTTCGGTACCCTGAGAGTGGTATCCGGCCCCTCGCCCGTTATGAATGCAACTACGGGCAACCCAACATGCTTTTACATTCACAAACTTGTCACGGGACGAGGACGAATTCGGCTGATGCAGCCTCAACAGGTGAGTGTACCCGACCCCTCCACCGGAACAAAGAATCGAAAATAG